One window of the Triticum dicoccoides isolate Atlit2015 ecotype Zavitan chromosome 3B, WEW_v2.0, whole genome shotgun sequence genome contains the following:
- the LOC119281421 gene encoding putative ripening-related protein 7 — protein sequence MEGTTNATVIFCIVLVVFLQVSCAVSRHPAEGKFELQQNVPAVMTVNGFQEGEGGGGPAAYDGQYHSDDEFVVSLSSEWYAGGARCGRAIRIVDPSNYGINAKVVDECAGCDNEVGASSHIWKNFDLDTSLGQVDMKWSDLDF from the coding sequence ATGGAGGGCACTACCAATGCCACGGTGATTTTCTGCATTGTTCTAGTAGTTTTCCTGCAGGTGTCGTGCGCCGTTTCCAGGCACCCCGCGGAAGGGAAGTTTGAGCTTCAACAGAACGTCCCGGCCGTGATGACGGTGAACGGCTTCcaggaaggagaggggggcggcgggcCGGCGGCGTACGACGGCCAGTACCACAGCGACGACGAGTTCGTGGTGTCACTGTCCTCGGAGTGGTACGCGGGCGGGGCCCGGTGCGGCAGGGCAATCCGCATAGTCGACCCTTCCAATTATGGCATAAACGCCAAGGTCGTCGACGAGTGCGCCGGCTGCGACAACGAAGTGGGCGCCTCGTCCCATATCTGGAAGAACTTCGATCTTGACACTAGCCTCGGTCAGGTGGACATGAAATGGTCGGACCTCGACTTCTAA